CGCCTGACCGTACTCCTCGGCGATGACGGCCCGGATCTCCGTCTCGTAGTCGGCTTTCGGAACTGTCTCGCTCGGCCCGGACTCCACGTCGAGGTGCGTCTCGACGAGCCGATCGACCGCCCCGCGACCGAAGCCCGTCAGCGGCGAGAGGTAGTCGATCCCGTGTCGATCTTCCAGGCTCTGGGCGAACGCGCGCGGGATCGTCGGCACCCGATCGTCCCGGCGCGTCCCGTCGGCGACGGTGTCGTACCCAAGCGCGGCGACTTCCTCCAGGGCGTGCTCGTGGATCGCCTGGATGCCGTTGCGCGGGAACCCGTCGGCGACGACCCGCTCGGCGGCCTCGCGGACGATCCGCTCTTCGAGTCCGACCCGTTCGAACGGCAAGTCGACGGCTTCGGCCGCCTCGCGAGCGTGGACGGCGCTGTCGGCGAGGCCGGCGGTCGCACAGACCAGTGTCACGTCGTAGAACGGCTCCAGGAGCAACGCCGCCAGCGTCGAGTCCTTGCCACCGCTGAAGCAGACGGCCGCGTCCATCTCACCGGTGGCGGATGTTGAAGCTCTTCGAATCCGGCGTGAGTTGCTTGAGCAGATCTCGCATCTGGTCCTCGTCGATCTGCTCGCCGCCCAGCCGGCCGCTCTGGGCCAGCGCGACGATCTGCTGTTCGACCTGCTCGGCGATGTCCGGCTTGGACATTTTGACCGTATTCAGCCGCTTTCGCGCCCCGTCGGTGAGG
This window of the Halapricum desulfuricans genome carries:
- a CDS encoding DNA-binding protein, coding for MSGEPSDDELEELRQEKMEQLRDQAEGGGDDEARQAAQEQAEAQRKAVLRQHLTDGARKRLNTVKMSKPDIAEQVEQQIVALAQSGRLGGEQIDEDQMRDLLKQLTPDSKSFNIRHR
- a CDS encoding DUF7411 family protein produces the protein MDAAVCFSGGKDSTLAALLLEPFYDVTLVCATAGLADSAVHAREAAEAVDLPFERVGLEERIVREAAERVVADGFPRNGIQAIHEHALEEVAALGYDTVADGTRRDDRVPTIPRAFAQSLEDRHGIDYLSPLTGFGRGAVDRLVETHLDVESGPSETVPKADYETEIRAVIAEEYGQATVEECFPEHVQTRVRGRQ